The Paraburkholderia sp. ZP32-5 genome includes a window with the following:
- the cysC gene encoding adenylyl-sulfate kinase, with product MKEPPNFLQRFHGTIAVQDRMRMFHHKPATIWLTGLSGSGKSTLAFALEEQLIALGHACYVLDGDNIRHGLASDLGFAPEDRRENIRRVAHVAQLMNDAGLIVITALISPIREDRAMAREIIGHDKFIETYLAASLATCASRDPKGLYAKARTGEISSFTGVSAPYEAPSAPELHVDTGTLSPAESVAKIFSYLRDKCLDTTAHRATHEAGD from the coding sequence ATGAAAGAGCCGCCCAACTTCCTGCAACGCTTTCACGGCACGATCGCCGTGCAGGATCGCATGCGCATGTTTCACCATAAGCCGGCCACGATCTGGCTGACCGGCCTGTCTGGCTCCGGCAAATCGACGCTCGCGTTCGCGCTCGAGGAGCAACTGATCGCGCTCGGCCACGCGTGCTACGTGCTCGACGGCGACAACATCCGCCACGGCCTTGCCAGCGACCTCGGTTTCGCACCTGAAGACCGGCGCGAAAACATCCGCCGCGTCGCGCACGTCGCGCAATTGATGAACGACGCCGGCCTGATCGTGATCACCGCGCTGATCTCGCCGATACGCGAAGACCGGGCGATGGCGCGCGAGATCATCGGCCACGACAAATTCATCGAGACCTATCTGGCCGCGTCGCTTGCCACCTGCGCAAGCCGCGATCCGAAAGGGCTGTACGCGAAAGCGAGAACGGGCGAAATCAGTTCGTTTACCGGTGTGTCGGCGCCCTACGAAGCGCCGAGCGCTCCCGAGCTTCACGTCGACACCGGAACGTTGAGCCCCGCCGAAAGCGTTGCGAAAATCTTCAGCTATCTGCGCGACAAATGTCTCGATACCACTGCGCACCGCGCCACTCACGAAGCGGGCGACTGA
- a CDS encoding rubredoxin, giving the protein MEYQSWMCLICGWIYDEEAGLPDEGILPGTRWEDVPINWTCPECGARKEDFEMVQI; this is encoded by the coding sequence ATGGAATATCAAAGCTGGATGTGCCTGATTTGCGGCTGGATTTACGACGAGGAAGCCGGCCTGCCGGACGAAGGCATTTTGCCGGGCACGCGCTGGGAAGACGTGCCCATCAACTGGACCTGTCCGGAGTGCGGGGCGCGCAAGGAAGATTTCGAGATGGTCCAGATCTGA
- a CDS encoding YqgE/AlgH family protein yields the protein MSKSSDRINLTNQFLIAMPNMADPTFSGTVVYLCDHSERGALGLVINRPTDIDLQALFNRIDLKLEIEPLLHVPVYFGGPVQTERGFVLHDPKGGSAYTSSMSVPGGLEMTTSKDVLEAVASGTGPERFLLTLGHAGWGAGQLEDEISKNGWLTVEADPKIVFDVPAEERLEAALALLGISLSMLSGEAGHA from the coding sequence ATGTCCAAGAGTTCCGATCGCATCAATCTGACCAACCAGTTCCTGATCGCCATGCCCAACATGGCGGATCCGACGTTTTCAGGAACGGTGGTCTACCTTTGCGATCACAGTGAGCGCGGCGCGCTCGGCCTCGTGATCAACCGGCCGACCGATATCGACCTGCAAGCGCTCTTCAATCGCATCGATCTGAAGCTCGAGATCGAACCCCTCCTTCATGTTCCCGTGTACTTCGGCGGCCCGGTACAAACCGAGCGCGGTTTCGTGCTGCACGATCCGAAAGGCGGCAGCGCGTATACGTCGTCGATGTCGGTGCCCGGCGGGCTCGAAATGACCACCTCGAAAGACGTGCTCGAAGCGGTCGCGAGCGGCACCGGCCCGGAACGTTTCCTGCTCACGCTCGGCCACGCAGGCTGGGGTGCCGGCCAGCTCGAGGACGAAATCTCGAAGAACGGCTGGCTGACGGTCGAGGCCGATCCGAAGATCGTCTTCGACGTACCCGCCGAAGAGCGTCTCGAAGCGGCGCTCGCGCTGCTCGGCATTTCGCTGTCGATGCTGTCGGGCGAGGCTGGGCACGCATGA
- a CDS encoding hydroxymethylpyrimidine/phosphomethylpyrimidine kinase: protein MPSDTPPIVLTFGLSDPTGGSGLQADLMTLASMGCHGVSVLTGYTVRDSANCDEVTGLDPEVVATQARMLLEDMPVAAFKVGACTRAEVVSAIAEVVADYDDVPLILAPDFTLDDEHVLAADELREAIADLLAPQTTLLVADSSTLLALAQPDGDAEAPSLDAAISHLLSQGCEYILSTETGTHRLVNTLFSEDGQLRQDMWDRGSQRLSGITDTLGSAIAALLANGQEPAEAVREGQEYLYQAIRNAFRPGMGAYMPDRFFWARSSEDEETPPAPGQGAAPGEARH from the coding sequence ATGCCCAGCGACACGCCTCCGATCGTCCTCACCTTCGGCCTTTCCGATCCCACTGGCGGCTCCGGCCTGCAAGCCGACCTGATGACTCTTGCCAGCATGGGCTGCCACGGCGTCTCCGTGCTCACCGGCTACACCGTGCGCGACTCGGCCAACTGCGATGAAGTCACCGGGCTCGATCCGGAAGTCGTCGCGACCCAGGCGCGCATGCTGCTCGAAGACATGCCGGTCGCCGCGTTCAAAGTCGGCGCGTGCACGCGCGCGGAAGTGGTGAGCGCGATCGCGGAAGTGGTCGCCGATTACGACGACGTCCCGCTGATTCTCGCCCCCGACTTCACGCTCGACGACGAGCACGTGCTGGCCGCCGACGAACTGCGCGAAGCGATCGCCGATCTGCTCGCGCCGCAAACCACGCTGCTGGTCGCCGATTCATCCACGTTGCTCGCGCTGGCGCAGCCTGATGGCGACGCCGAAGCGCCGAGTCTCGACGCGGCGATCTCGCACCTGCTGTCGCAGGGTTGCGAGTACATCTTGTCGACGGAGACGGGCACGCACCGGCTCGTCAATACGCTGTTCAGCGAAGATGGCCAGTTGCGCCAGGACATGTGGGACCGTGGCAGCCAGCGGCTGTCGGGCATCACCGACACGCTCGGCTCGGCGATCGCCGCCTTGCTGGCCAATGGTCAGGAACCCGCGGAAGCGGTGCGCGAAGGGCAGGAATATCTGTACCAGGCGATCCGCAATGCATTTCGGCCCGGCATGGGCGCCTATATGCCCGACCGCTTCTTCTGGGCGCGCAGCAGCGAGGACGAAGAAACGCCGCCCGCTCCCGGTCAGGGCGCGGCCCCGGGCGAAGCGCGGCACTAA
- a CDS encoding sulfotransferase family 2 domain-containing protein, translating into MSFPVFFIHLPKCGGSTVISFFDLNKGKDQFISFVWDQAGWEHCRAKLLATRVGGGHQPYGIHRTLKHPLSYCTMVRDPLARQISHYWYAASGKNGEVNRGVSVSTPEALAQQGVLSLDEWVGESLGGRNLFVQMLSGEATVNEASLAIAQTHLHEQIGTVGVCENMSEFLLRLCGTNGFKLPFYFETNRTNGSPKGKSHLSEAAKQRFIDDNSFDYQIFNDATRIVESYSEQTGSVFSNALELVQVIQAEINKLDNPHVYTSPVFGFDGSFLTKVHEVIDRFDLAPIDTYLEFAQSQRCPPVDLFDGFVDTIQNGVVYGWAVNLSRPEQRVALEVRVGAQTVATGWSGEHRPDVAGAGYPTSNSGFSIPLPEGIPEGFHVAIANSTESLHNAGAWRQGWHCE; encoded by the coding sequence ATGTCTTTTCCTGTTTTCTTCATCCATCTACCGAAATGCGGCGGTTCGACCGTTATTTCGTTCTTTGATTTGAATAAAGGTAAAGACCAATTCATCAGCTTCGTCTGGGATCAGGCTGGCTGGGAACACTGCCGCGCGAAGCTGCTGGCCACCCGCGTTGGCGGCGGGCATCAGCCATACGGCATTCATCGCACGCTCAAACATCCGCTCAGCTATTGCACGATGGTGCGCGATCCGCTCGCGCGTCAGATCTCGCACTACTGGTATGCCGCGAGCGGCAAGAATGGTGAAGTCAACCGGGGCGTCAGCGTGTCGACGCCCGAAGCGCTCGCGCAGCAAGGGGTACTGTCGCTCGACGAATGGGTCGGCGAATCGCTCGGCGGCAGGAATCTGTTCGTCCAGATGCTGAGCGGCGAAGCCACGGTGAATGAAGCGAGTCTCGCGATTGCGCAAACTCATCTGCATGAGCAGATTGGCACAGTCGGCGTTTGCGAGAACATGAGCGAATTTCTGCTGCGGCTTTGCGGCACGAACGGCTTTAAATTACCGTTCTATTTCGAAACCAACAGGACCAATGGCTCGCCGAAAGGAAAGAGTCATCTGAGCGAAGCGGCGAAGCAAAGGTTTATCGACGACAACAGTTTCGATTACCAAATCTTCAATGACGCAACCCGCATAGTCGAAAGCTATTCCGAGCAAACCGGCAGTGTGTTTTCAAATGCACTTGAACTGGTTCAGGTCATTCAGGCGGAAATAAATAAGCTCGATAATCCGCATGTCTATACTTCGCCGGTTTTCGGCTTCGATGGCTCTTTCCTCACGAAAGTCCACGAGGTAATCGACCGCTTCGATCTCGCGCCGATCGACACCTATCTGGAATTCGCGCAAAGCCAGCGGTGTCCGCCGGTCGACCTGTTCGATGGTTTCGTCGACACGATACAAAACGGCGTCGTGTACGGCTGGGCCGTCAATCTCAGCCGGCCCGAGCAACGCGTCGCGCTCGAGGTCCGGGTCGGCGCGCAGACCGTCGCGACCGGCTGGAGCGGCGAGCATCGCCCGGATGTCGCCGGCGCCGGTTATCCTACGTCGAACAGCGGATTTTCGATTCCGCTGCCCGAAGGCATTCCGGAGGGCTTTCACGTTGCGATCGCCAATTCCACGGAAAGCCTGCACAATGCCGGCGCCTGGCGGCAAGGTTGGCATTGTGAATAA
- a CDS encoding two-partner secretion domain-containing protein has translation MTRSGRSPLARCITHRQKSAGRIWLVIGISFAELYLTHTACAAGVLPNGGRYVAGTGTIAGTSNGLVITQPGSTHGVIDWNSFSIGANNSVTFNNGNGATLNRVTGGSPSAILGRLSATGSLYVINPQGVVVGPSGTVTTGGRFVASTLDASDSAFMNGGALVLSGNSDASVINLGKISSTGGDIFLIARHAVTNAGTITAPNGTAELAVGEQVLLQDSASSKQVLVQTGSQGTVLNSGSIAAAQISLQGADGNVFALAGGGTRIRATGTANRDGHVWLVADGGRVEQSGVITATNANGSGGTVDTDAARMAFGATAAVHAGEWNLSTPSFTIDQSAARALGGSLNSGTSVHVATTGTTGATGDIDVASKLNWSGPASLTLAAYRDVSIRSGATIANQGAGNLSLRADATGIDNGGGITNKGTLDWSKSTGALSAFYDMNGTYVAGTQLSNPAWMPAAFSGLVTQITPYRLVNSLTDLSNVANDLNGNYALGRNIDASATSSSPFAPIGNVSAPFTGQFDGQGNTITSLTLGGFLIYGGDEPPQPLVGMFGAIGTQGVVRNLGISGTANSTNVSGLIGYPSFYMGILAGLNNGTVLRVNTAGTVATLNPSSGLPIDFSSAGGLVGVNAGSILRSSSSAAVSSGGAWVGGLVGENDGLISQSFATGPVVSSGYNAKGGGGLAGSNTGTISQSYATGSTTFPGCRSSQCGGAGLVAYNSGTITQSFATGPVNQPVFYGPIGIARSNVGTIANDVYWNTDTTGATIGVVYGTPIPAANGLTTAQMSTPTSFVGYDFSSTGVWAMPAGATHPVLRWQLTQ, from the coding sequence ATGACACGTTCAGGACGATCTCCGCTTGCGCGATGCATAACGCATCGTCAGAAATCAGCCGGACGCATCTGGCTCGTGATCGGCATTTCATTCGCAGAACTCTACCTGACGCACACCGCGTGCGCGGCGGGCGTCCTACCCAACGGCGGCCGGTATGTCGCCGGCACCGGCACGATAGCGGGCACGAGCAACGGACTCGTGATCACACAACCCGGTTCGACACACGGTGTGATCGACTGGAACAGCTTCTCGATCGGCGCGAACAACAGCGTCACGTTCAATAACGGCAATGGCGCGACGCTGAACCGGGTGACGGGTGGTTCGCCCTCCGCGATCCTCGGCAGGCTCAGCGCAACGGGCAGCCTGTATGTGATCAATCCGCAGGGCGTCGTCGTGGGGCCATCCGGAACGGTGACGACGGGCGGACGCTTCGTAGCATCCACGCTGGACGCAAGCGACAGCGCGTTCATGAACGGCGGCGCGCTTGTTCTGTCGGGCAATTCGGACGCGAGCGTGATCAACCTCGGCAAGATCAGTTCGACCGGCGGCGACATCTTCCTGATCGCGCGACACGCCGTGACCAACGCCGGCACTATCACAGCGCCGAACGGCACGGCCGAACTGGCCGTCGGCGAACAGGTGCTGTTGCAGGACTCGGCCAGCAGCAAACAGGTGCTCGTGCAGACCGGTAGCCAGGGTACGGTTCTCAACAGCGGAAGCATCGCGGCCGCGCAGATCAGCCTGCAGGGCGCCGATGGCAACGTGTTTGCGCTCGCCGGCGGTGGCACGCGCATCCGCGCGACGGGCACGGCGAATCGCGACGGCCATGTGTGGCTCGTCGCCGACGGCGGCCGTGTCGAGCAGTCGGGCGTGATCACGGCCACCAACGCAAACGGCAGCGGTGGAACGGTCGACACCGACGCGGCGCGCATGGCGTTCGGCGCCACGGCAGCCGTGCATGCGGGCGAATGGAATCTCTCGACGCCCAGCTTCACGATCGACCAATCCGCTGCACGCGCACTGGGCGGCAGCCTGAATTCAGGCACTTCCGTCCATGTGGCCACGACAGGCACGACAGGCGCGACGGGCGACATCGACGTCGCATCGAAACTGAACTGGAGCGGTCCCGCTTCGCTGACGCTCGCCGCGTACCGCGACGTGTCGATCAGGAGCGGTGCGACGATCGCGAACCAGGGCGCGGGCAATCTCAGCTTGCGCGCCGACGCAACCGGCATCGACAACGGCGGCGGCATCACCAACAAAGGCACGCTCGACTGGTCGAAGAGCACCGGTGCGCTGAGTGCTTTCTACGACATGAACGGCACATACGTTGCCGGTACCCAACTGAGCAATCCGGCATGGATGCCCGCCGCATTCAGCGGCCTCGTTACGCAGATCACCCCGTACAGGCTTGTGAACTCGCTGACCGATCTGTCGAATGTCGCCAACGATCTCAACGGTAACTACGCGCTCGGCAGGAACATCGATGCGAGCGCGACGAGCAGCAGCCCCTTCGCTCCAATCGGCAACGTTAGCGCACCGTTCACGGGGCAGTTCGACGGACAAGGCAATACGATCACCTCGCTCACGCTGGGCGGGTTTCTGATTTACGGCGGGGACGAACCGCCACAGCCACTAGTGGGCATGTTCGGTGCAATCGGTACCCAGGGTGTCGTACGCAACCTCGGCATTTCGGGCACGGCGAATTCGACTAACGTGAGTGGGCTTATCGGATACCCGAGCTTCTATATGGGCATACTTGCCGGCCTGAACAACGGTACTGTCCTGCGCGTGAACACGGCCGGTACGGTGGCGACCCTGAATCCCAGCTCGGGGCTTCCGATCGACTTTTCGTCAGCCGGTGGGCTCGTGGGCGTCAACGCCGGCTCGATCCTGCGTTCTTCGAGCAGCGCCGCCGTCAGCTCGGGGGGGGCTTGGGTCGGTGGTCTGGTGGGCGAGAATGACGGCCTGATCAGCCAGTCGTTCGCCACGGGTCCTGTCGTGTCGTCGGGTTACAACGCCAAGGGCGGTGGTGGCCTCGCCGGCTCCAACACTGGCACGATCAGCCAGTCTTATGCAACCGGCTCTACGACGTTTCCGGGCTGCCGCTCCAGTCAATGCGGGGGGGCCGGCCTCGTCGCTTATAACTCGGGAACAATCACCCAGTCATTCGCAACCGGTCCGGTGAACCAGCCGGTGTTTTATGGACCGATCGGCATCGCGCGGTCCAATGTAGGCACGATTGCGAACGATGTGTACTGGAACACCGACACCACGGGCGCCACAATCGGCGTCGTGTACGGTACGCCGATTCCCGCGGCGAACGGGCTGACCACCGCTCAGATGAGCACGCCGACGTCTTTCGTCGGGTATGACTTCAGCTCGACGGGCGTGTGGGCGATGCCTGCCGGCGCGACGCATCCGGTGCTGCGCTGGCAACTGACGCAATAA
- a CDS encoding ShlB/FhaC/HecB family hemolysin secretion/activation protein, translating to MHPSPAAAQAWRDLAPQPAPPVPRSASSPSSSETQIESARIAVDRLAGLVFEPAGASMPSSPTPAAPIIARGLPVLDDAFLQSFATGLGKPLTFGRLAEIRRAVVAHYRAAGKPLVDVYVPEQDVSSGVVHIAIAEFRLGRVHASGNTHFSNSLLEREMPLEPGAPIPQASVSKGLAVLNANPYRRVDAVFTPGDAAGTTDVVLQTEDRLPLRVSAGYDNQGVPDLGRDRFFAGVGYGNLFGLDQQIAYQFTASNDFFSGNPDIEGRPNRARFTAHALNYTAPLPWLDSIELFGVYAQSTPRLPDAYGQTGISAQLSFRYDLRLPTITDTAQLIQIGYDFKRSNNDLEFGGSQVFNSNTHIHQFVLAYDISKPTEAGTAHAAATLVASPGGLDGSNQDAAFNAARQGATARYIYMQLTASRATALGAGFTLIANGTFQWTPNTLLPSEEMGLGGESSVRGYEPYVTQGDRGWNIQTEVRTPAIPLGASNAAVQPFVFFDAGRLWNTIDQPAENNPGLLAGVGAGVRFQWSRFVDLRCTYGAPLRPATPNGSKAPIVLLYVSIGT from the coding sequence ATGCATCCCTCACCGGCAGCGGCGCAGGCATGGCGTGACCTGGCACCGCAACCCGCGCCACCGGTACCGCGAAGCGCATCGTCACCATCGTCATCAGAAACGCAGATCGAGTCCGCACGGATCGCGGTCGACCGGCTGGCCGGGCTCGTCTTCGAACCCGCCGGCGCGTCGATGCCTTCATCGCCGACGCCGGCCGCACCCATCATCGCGCGAGGACTGCCAGTACTCGACGACGCCTTCCTGCAGAGCTTCGCGACGGGCCTCGGCAAGCCGCTGACGTTCGGTCGCCTCGCCGAAATACGCCGCGCGGTGGTCGCGCACTACCGGGCGGCGGGAAAGCCGCTCGTCGACGTCTACGTGCCGGAACAGGACGTCAGTTCGGGCGTCGTGCATATCGCCATTGCCGAATTCAGGCTGGGTCGGGTTCATGCAAGCGGCAACACCCACTTTTCGAACAGTCTGCTGGAACGTGAAATGCCGCTCGAGCCCGGCGCACCGATCCCGCAAGCGTCGGTGTCGAAGGGGCTCGCCGTGCTGAACGCGAACCCTTATCGACGGGTCGATGCTGTTTTCACGCCCGGCGATGCGGCGGGCACCACCGACGTCGTGTTGCAAACCGAAGACCGTCTGCCGCTTCGGGTCAGCGCGGGTTACGACAATCAAGGTGTGCCGGATCTCGGCCGCGATCGTTTTTTTGCAGGCGTAGGCTACGGCAACCTGTTTGGTCTCGATCAGCAGATCGCCTATCAATTCACGGCCAGCAACGATTTCTTCAGCGGCAATCCGGATATCGAAGGCCGCCCCAACCGCGCCCGCTTCACCGCGCACGCGCTGAACTACACAGCGCCACTGCCATGGCTCGACAGCATCGAGTTGTTCGGCGTCTACGCGCAAAGCACGCCACGCTTGCCCGACGCGTATGGGCAAACGGGCATTTCCGCGCAGTTGAGCTTTCGCTACGACTTGCGTTTGCCGACCATCACGGACACGGCACAGTTGATCCAGATCGGATACGACTTCAAGCGCAGCAACAACGATCTGGAATTCGGCGGCTCGCAGGTCTTCAACTCGAATACGCACATCCACCAGTTCGTGCTGGCTTACGACATCAGCAAGCCGACCGAGGCCGGCACCGCGCACGCCGCGGCGACACTCGTCGCCAGTCCGGGCGGACTGGACGGCAGCAACCAGGACGCGGCATTCAATGCCGCGCGGCAGGGCGCGACGGCCCGGTACATTTATATGCAGTTGACGGCGTCCCGCGCCACCGCGCTTGGCGCCGGCTTCACGCTGATCGCGAACGGAACGTTTCAGTGGACTCCGAACACGTTATTGCCGAGCGAGGAGATGGGGCTTGGCGGGGAGTCCAGCGTGCGAGGCTACGAACCCTATGTCACGCAGGGCGATCGCGGCTGGAACATTCAGACGGAGGTGCGCACGCCTGCGATCCCGCTCGGCGCGAGCAATGCGGCTGTGCAGCCCTTCGTGTTTTTCGACGCCGGCCGGCTATGGAACACGATCGACCAGCCAGCGGAAAATAACCCCGGTCTGCTCGCGGGCGTCGGTGCGGGCGTGCGTTTCCAATGGTCACGGTTCGTGGATTTGCGCTGCACGTATGGCGCACCGTTACGCCCGGCGACGCCAAATGGCTCGAAGGCGCCGATCGTGCTGTTATATGTGTCGATCGGAACGTGA
- the groL gene encoding chaperonin GroEL (60 kDa chaperone family; promotes refolding of misfolded polypeptides especially under stressful conditions; forms two stacked rings of heptamers to form a barrel-shaped 14mer; ends can be capped by GroES; misfolded proteins enter the barrel where they are refolded when GroES binds): MAAKDVVFGDSARAKMVEGVNILANAVKVTLGPKGRNVVLERSFGGPTVTKDGVSVAKEIELKDKLQNMGAQMVKEVASKTSDNAGDGTTTATVLAQSIVREGMKYVASGMNPMDLKRGIDKAVAAAIEELRKISKPCTTNKEIAQVGAISANSDSSIGDRIAEAMDKVGKEGVITVEDGKSLQDELDVVEGMQFDRGYLSPYFINNPDKQVAVLDNPFVLLHDKKVSNIRDLLPVLEQVAKAGRPLLIIAEDVEGEALATLVVNNIRGILKTVAVKAPGFGDRRKAMLEDIAILTGGQVVAEETGLTLEKATLAELGQAKRIEVGKENTTIIDGAGEAANIEARVKQVRKQIEEATSDYDREKLQERVAKLAGGVAVIKVGAATEVEMKEKKARVEDALHATRAAVEEGIVAGGGVALIRARTAIAGLKGANADQDAGIKIVLRAMEEPLRQIVTNGGEEASVVVAAVAAGNGNYGYNAATGEYVDLVDAGVVDPTKVTRTALQNAASVAGLLLTTDAAVCELPKEDAPMPGGMPGGMGGMGMDM, from the coding sequence ATGGCAGCTAAAGACGTCGTATTCGGTGATTCCGCCCGTGCCAAGATGGTCGAAGGCGTGAACATTCTCGCCAACGCAGTGAAGGTCACGCTGGGTCCGAAGGGCCGCAACGTGGTCCTCGAGCGTAGCTTCGGCGGCCCGACGGTCACCAAGGACGGTGTGTCGGTCGCGAAAGAGATCGAACTGAAAGACAAGCTCCAGAACATGGGCGCGCAAATGGTCAAGGAAGTCGCTTCCAAGACCAGCGACAACGCAGGCGACGGCACGACGACCGCTACGGTTCTCGCGCAATCGATCGTCCGCGAAGGCATGAAGTACGTTGCATCGGGCATGAACCCGATGGACCTGAAGCGCGGTATCGACAAGGCTGTTGCAGCCGCAATCGAAGAACTGCGCAAGATCAGCAAGCCGTGCACGACCAACAAGGAAATCGCACAGGTCGGCGCGATCTCGGCGAACAGCGATTCGTCGATCGGCGATCGCATCGCTGAAGCAATGGACAAGGTCGGCAAGGAAGGCGTGATCACCGTCGAAGACGGCAAGTCGCTGCAAGACGAGCTGGACGTCGTTGAAGGTATGCAATTCGACCGCGGCTACCTGTCGCCGTACTTCATCAACAACCCGGACAAGCAAGTCGCCGTTCTGGACAACCCGTTCGTGCTGCTGCACGACAAGAAGGTGTCGAACATCCGTGATCTGCTGCCGGTGCTGGAACAGGTTGCGAAGGCTGGCCGTCCGCTGCTGATCATCGCTGAAGACGTCGAAGGCGAAGCTCTGGCAACGCTGGTCGTCAACAACATCCGCGGCATCCTGAAGACTGTTGCTGTCAAGGCTCCGGGCTTCGGCGATCGTCGTAAGGCGATGCTGGAAGACATCGCGATCCTGACCGGCGGTCAGGTCGTCGCTGAAGAAACCGGCCTGACGCTCGAGAAGGCAACGCTGGCTGAACTGGGCCAGGCGAAGCGCATCGAGGTGGGCAAGGAAAACACCACGATCATCGACGGCGCTGGCGAAGCAGCGAACATCGAAGCTCGCGTCAAGCAAGTGCGCAAGCAGATCGAAGAAGCGACGTCGGACTACGACCGTGAAAAGCTGCAAGAGCGCGTTGCCAAGCTGGCAGGCGGCGTTGCAGTGATCAAGGTCGGTGCTGCGACCGAAGTCGAAATGAAGGAAAAGAAGGCACGTGTCGAAGACGCACTGCACGCTACGCGCGCAGCTGTGGAAGAAGGCATCGTGGCTGGTGGCGGCGTCGCGCTGATCCGCGCACGCACGGCGATCGCCGGCCTGAAGGGCGCTAACGCCGATCAGGACGCAGGTATCAAGATCGTTCTGCGCGCAATGGAAGAGCCGCTGCGCCAGATCGTCACCAACGGTGGCGAAGAAGCGAGCGTCGTCGTGGCAGCGGTTGCTGCTGGCAACGGTAACTACGGCTACAACGCAGCGACCGGCGAGTACGTCGACCTGGTCGACGCAGGTGTCGTGGACCCGACGAAGGTCACGCGCACGGCGCTGCAAAACGCAGCTTCGGTTGCTGGTCTGCTGCTGACGACCGACGCAGCTGTCTGCGAACTGCCGAAGGAAGATGCACCGATGCCTGGCGGCATGCCCGGCGGCATGGGCGGCATGGGCATGGACATGTAA
- the ruvX gene encoding Holliday junction resolvase RuvX: protein MSLPAGREATLLAFDYGKKRIGVAVGNSLTRRAQPLVIVQNLSKDYCFDAVGKLITEWKPDALVVGLPMHPDGAPHERTQLAKRFGNQLNGRFRLPVTWVDERYSSVEAEAQIREGNGRADMLDAEAARIILQQYLDGLSDDHEFH from the coding sequence ATGAGCCTGCCCGCCGGACGTGAGGCGACGCTGCTTGCGTTCGACTATGGCAAAAAACGCATCGGCGTGGCGGTCGGCAATTCGCTGACGCGTCGCGCGCAGCCGCTCGTCATCGTGCAGAACCTCAGCAAGGATTACTGCTTCGACGCGGTCGGCAAGCTGATCACCGAATGGAAGCCCGACGCGCTGGTGGTCGGCCTGCCGATGCATCCGGACGGCGCCCCGCACGAACGCACCCAGCTCGCGAAGCGCTTCGGCAATCAGCTGAACGGCCGCTTCAGGCTACCGGTCACATGGGTCGACGAGCGCTACTCGTCGGTCGAGGCCGAGGCACAAATTCGCGAAGGCAACGGCCGCGCCGACATGCTCGACGCCGAGGCCGCCCGCATCATCCTCCAGCAATATCTAGACGGACTTTCCGACGATCATGAGTTCCATTGA
- the groES gene encoding co-chaperone GroES — translation MNLRPLHDRVIVKRLDQETKTASGIVIPEAAAEKPDQGEILAVGPGKRDDKGAAIALDVKVGDRVLFGKYAGQTVKVDGNELLVMREEDIMAVVQK, via the coding sequence ATGAACCTTCGTCCTTTGCATGATCGCGTGATCGTCAAGCGTCTGGATCAAGAAACCAAGACCGCGTCGGGCATCGTGATCCCCGAAGCCGCGGCAGAAAAGCCGGATCAGGGCGAAATCCTCGCAGTCGGCCCGGGCAAGCGTGACGACAAGGGTGCGGCTATTGCGCTCGACGTGAAAGTCGGCGACCGCGTTCTGTTCGGCAAGTACGCAGGCCAGACCGTCAAGGTCGACGGCAACGAACTGCTCGTGATGCGCGAAGAAGACATCATGGCCGTGGTGCAGAAGTAA